The Kogia breviceps isolate mKogBre1 chromosome 4, mKogBre1 haplotype 1, whole genome shotgun sequence genome window below encodes:
- the ZNF354C gene encoding zinc finger protein 354C isoform X3 — protein MLENYSTLVSLGIPFSMPKLICQLQHGEDPCMVERESPQDTCLGFKIWPEKAALPPEQDISIEETSQGIIKKKSIKFGHLDVTFGETLEFEGRRQQEQQKKPLRQMMASHKKTINEAGNQTSLELGKGLFINTVLVRQQSVPIERLPNIYYTLGGDVKQNFDLMRCFQIYPGEKAHIYNECGKSFNQSLHLTEHQRIHTGEKPYKCNECGKTFSHRSSLLAHQRIHTGEKPYKCNECEKAFSSSSTLIKHLRVHTGEKPYQCKECGKAFSQCSTLTVHQRIHTGEKLYKCGECEKAFNCRAKLHRHQRIHTGEKPYKCSECGKSYSQFTSLAEHQRLHTGEQLCKCLECGRNFTRISTLIEHQRIHTGQKPYQCNECGKAFNQYSSFNEHQKIHTGEKLYTCGECGKALGCKSNLYRHQRIHTGEKPYQCNQCGKAFSQYSFLTEHERIHTGEKLYKCMECGKAYSYRSNLCRHKKVHNKEKLYKWKEYGIREFLRGDKPCEV, from the exons ATGCTGGAGAACTACAGCACCCTGGTCTCGCTGG GGATTCCATTTTCAATGCCAAAGTTGATCTGCCAGTTGCAACATGGAGAAGATCCCTGTATGGTGGAAAGAGAAAGCCCTCAAGATACCTGCCTAG GTTTCAAGATATGGCCTGAAAAAGCAGCATTGCCTCCCGAACAGGACATTTCTATAGAAGAAACATCTCagggaataataaagaaaaaatccatTAAGTTTGGTCACTTGGATGTCACGTTTGGAGAAACTTTGGAATTTGAGGGCAGGAGACAGCAAGAGCAACAGAAGAAACCTCTCAGGCAAATGATGGCCTCACACAAAAAAACCATCAATGAAGCTGGAAACCAGACAAGTCTTGAATTAGGGAAAGGCTTATTTATAAATACAGTTCTTGTTAGACAACAAAGTGTTCCTATAGAAAGGTTACCCAATATATATTATACTTTGGGGGGAGATGTTAAACAGAATTTTGATCTAATGAGATGTTTCCAGATTTACCCAGGAGAAAAAGCTCATATTTACAATGAATGTGGAAAAAGCTTCAACCAGAGTCTACATCTTACTGAAcaccagagaattcatactggtgagaaaccttacaaatgtaatGAGTGTGGGAAAACCTTCAGCCACAGATCATCCCTTCTTGcccatcagagaattcatactggagagaaaccttacaaatgtaatGAATGTGAGAAAGCATTTAGCAGTAGTTCAACCCTTATCAAACATCTGAGAGtgcatactggagagaaaccctatcaGTGCAAGGAATGTGGTAAAGCCTTTAGCCAGTGTTCAACCCTCACtgtacatcagagaattcatactggagagaaactcTATAAATGTGGAGAATGTGAGAAGGCCTTCAATTGTAGAGCAAAACTTCATAGACATCAAAGAATCCATACAGGTGAGAAACCCTATAAATGTAGTGAATGTGGGAAAAGTTACAGCCAGTTTACATCCCTGGCTGAACATCAGAGGCTTCATACTGGAGAACAACTGTGTAAATGCTTGGAATGTGGGAGAAACTTCACTCGCATCTCAACCCTTATTGAACATCAGCGGATTCATACTGGACAAAAACCATAtcaatgtaatgaatgtgggaaagccttcaacCAGTATTCATCCTTTAATGAGCATCAGAAAATTCATACTGGGGAAAAACTTTACACATGTGGAGAATGTGGGAAAGCCCTTGGTTGCAAATCTAACCTTTATaggcatcagagaattcatactggagagaaaccctatcaGTGTAATCAGTGTGGAAAAGCTTTCAGCCAGTATTCATTCCTAACTGAACATGAGAGAatccatactggagagaaactcTAT